A single genomic interval of Sceloporus undulatus isolate JIND9_A2432 ecotype Alabama chromosome 2, SceUnd_v1.1, whole genome shotgun sequence harbors:
- the PDHB gene encoding pyruvate dehydrogenase E1 component subunit beta, mitochondrial, with protein sequence MAAAVAVTAVRWRGLLRIAGLPGGPRRGFHGSAPAAAQVTVRDALNQALDEELERDEKVFLLGEEVAQYDGAYKISRGLWKKYGDKRIIDTPISEMGFTGIAVGAAMAGLRPVCEFMTFNFSMQAIDHIINSAAKTFYMSSGLVPVPIVFRGPNGASAGVAAQHSQCFAAWYGHCPGLKVVSPWSAEDAKGLLKASIRDDNPVVMLENELMYGVPFEMSEDALSKDFIVPIGKAKIERQGNHITLVSHSRPVSHCLEAAAVLAKDGVECEVINLRSIRPMDIETVESSVMKTNNLVTVEGGWPQFGVGAEICARIMEGPAFNHLDAPVVRVTGADVPMPYAKILEDNCIPQVKDIIFAVKKTLNI encoded by the exons atggcggcggcagtggcagtGACAGCTGTGCGCTGGAGGGGGCTGCTGAGGATTGCTGGGCTCCCTGGAGGCCCTCGGCGGGGCTTCCACGGCTCTGCGCCGGCCGCGGCTCAG GTGACTGTCCGCGATGCTTTAAACCAGGCTTTGGATGAGGAGCTAGAGAGGGATGAAAAGGTTTTCCTGCTGGGGGAGGAAGTTGCTCAGTATGACGGCGCATACAAG ATTAGCAGAGGACTTTGGAAGAAATATGGCGATAAGAGAATAATAGATACTCCTATATCAGAG ATGGGCTTTACTGGAATTGCTGTGGGAGCTGCCATG GCCGGCTTGAGACCTGTGTGTGAATTCATGACTTTCAACTTCTCCATGCAAGCTATTGATCACATTATAAACTCAGCTGCCAAAACCTTCTACATGTCTTCTGGTCTGGTACCTGTCCCCATTGTCTTCAGGGGTCCAAATGGAGCCTCGGCAGGAGTAGCAGCCCAGCACTCCCAGTGTTTTGCAGCTTGGTATGGACACTGCCCTGGACTGAAAGTAGTCAGCCCTTGGAGTGCAGAAGATGCAAAAGGTCTTCTGAAAGCATCAATCCGGGATGATAATCCAG TTGTAATGTTGGAAAATGAGTTGATGTATGGTGTGCCCTTTGAAATGTCTGAAGATGCCCTGTCAAAGGACTTCATTGTTCCTATTGGAAAGGCTAAGATAGAAAGACAAG GAAACCACATTACCTTAGTGTCTCATTCGCGACCTGTTAGCCACTgtctggaagcagctgctgtcCTTGCCAAAGATGGGGTGGAGTGTGAG GTGATAAATCTCCGTAGCATTAGACCAATGGATATTGAAACTGTTGAGTCCAGTGTTATGAAGACAAATAATCTTGTGACAGTGGAAGGTGGATGGCCCCAGTTTGGAGTGGGAGCTGAAATCTGTGCCAGGATTATGGAAG GTCCTGCTTTCAACCACTTGGATGCACCCGTTGTTCGTGTCACAGGTGCAGATGTTCCTATGCCTTACGCAAAGATTTTGGAGGATAACTGCATACCTCAAGTAAAGGACATAATATTTGCTGTGAAGAAAACACTAAATATCTAG